In Leopardus geoffroyi isolate Oge1 chromosome D1, O.geoffroyi_Oge1_pat1.0, whole genome shotgun sequence, the genomic stretch ctctccctccctcagatAAAAATGCTACCCatactaataatttaaaaaactgttttccatTATATCAAGAGGGTACTCATGAATGAAGAAATGTAGCAAGCCATCAAAATTTCCTGAAAAAGCTTATGCAGATTTGTTATTGCTGGTTCAGGAAAACAGATGCtttcaaatgcaaagaaaatgacaGACATCATCTATATTCGGGTAttataacaagaaaagaaagaactggaattaaaatatttcagccTTTGAAAATTCTCCACCTTCTCCCATCAAAACGAATAAACAAAGGAGAAATTGTGAAGCAGAGGAAAACAGTAACAACACAAATTAATACGTCTTATGCATTTGCagatactgaaaagaaaatcctCACATAAGAGGCTTAAAACCTTGGAAGAGAAAAGGACAATAATCaggaagatataaaagaaaatttgaccaGACTCAagaagggaattaaaaaataatagacaaatagTTTGCctagaaatgcaaactaaattaGAATTTCCTCAAGAGAGAAGGCATTCAACTTAAAATTTCGTTAGGGGCAAGAGAAGATAGAATTGGAAACACCTAGGTgggtaaacaaaataaagagatgaaGGGGATCAAAGAGAAAGTAACAGATacataggaaaacagaaaaaaaccataTCATCTTCCTGAAGAAGATTTAAAACTGATGGAAATTAGAGGTGATCTTAACATGCATTTTTAAGAGGACTCTATACCTATaactatttcttaaagtttatttatttattttgaagcgggggagagtcagagagaaagggagacagaatcccaagcaggctccacattgtcagtgcagagtctggtgtggggctcaaactcacgaaccatgagttcatgacctgaaatcgagagttggacgctcaacccactgagccacccaggcgctcctgaaatTGTCAACTTTTGAGACTAATTTTGGTGAGTacatcaaacattaaaaataaagaaaaaagtgcttttgatattcaggagaaaaaaatacaagtcacttataaggaaaataaaatcagttttgaaTTATACCTCCGGATAGCAATATACAAAATCAGTAATgttagggaaacattttttttttaaacctcagggAAAGAAGGTGTGAACCAAGATTTTACAAACAACTAAGCTGTCTTTCAATActaataatatagaaaaataatgttaaacaTTACAGACAGAGAATATGTTAGCCACACTCCTTTCCCAAGGAATCTTAGTATAGAACAAGTTTGATCCAACCGGAAGATGGTTGGGAAAACTTTGGCAAAAGAACCGATGGTGAGGGATGAATATTTACTTGTTATCCaagactttaaaaatgtagagCAAGGGTAGAAGAATGCCAACCAAATGTTATGTGTTCTGGCAAAATGGGAAGAGTGCAAATAAGAATGAGAAGTGAAgcgagaaaaaagagaaagtaaaagtttatttcaCTGATTATCCTCTAGGTAATAGGGACAAAACGATATCATTTAAAGCTGACAGGCAAAATAGTAAAGGCCTAAAGTAAAAAATGGggaatgagggacacctgggtggctcagttggttaagcatccaactctggattgatctcagcttaggtcttgacctcagggttgtaagttcaaaccctgtgttggactccatgctgggcatggagagtacttaaagagaaagggggaacgaatgtttattataaaagttattaatataaatatatcaagtaGAATAACACAAACCACCCTAAtgctaaaagaaatacaaaaatagaggaaagaaaatagaacacaCAGAGTAATGTAGTAAATACAACATGAAGTAACATGATAGAgttggaataaaataaatcatagtatcattaaatataaattagtcCAACTCATCAagtaaaagaaaaggattttCACACTAGCTCAGAATGCAATATCCAACTGTAAAACAAAGTGATTCAGATAGGTTaaagtaaggaaatagaaaaggttTATCGCGCATATATGAAGTAGCAGCTGTGTTCCTGATATCAGACCACGTATATTTAAGGCTAAGATATCATTAAGCAATACAAAGAAAGATGCTTTATAATTCTAATGACCTTAATTCATAATAAAGATCTGTTATAAATGTCTATACACCGAATGATGACACAGCAACCCCCTTTATACAGCAGGAACTACAGGAAACACATAAATAGAAGCAGGATGATAGAAGACAATGACACAGCAATTCTCAGCCCAAGAAAAGTCAAGCAGACAACAAATTAGTAAAGCTGTATTAACCTAAACAACATGACTAATAATGTATACTCTGATAacagagaatacacattctcaaTTACACCTGACACATGCATAAAAAGTGACCActtattacataataaaaaacagtaagttccataaagcagaaataataaaaatttcttagACTACAGCATAAGAAGGCTAGTTATTTATAAGAGACTTTATACTCTTCTACCTGGAAAATTAAAACTCTTTATGGAACAATTCTGGGTACAAAAGAACTAATCAAATGTAGAATTTCAAAAAATGGCACATACTGAAAATACTTCACATCggaatatatgtaataaaataaaagcagaagtcagagaaaaaaacttaatttcaataaaacaaaaaataatacaagtcCTAAATTTACAAGCTTAGaacaaatgaaactaaaataaagctaaaagaataaagattagtgaataagtaaaaaaatgtacataacttaaaaacataactaataaataaaaatctggttATTTTGTGGTAGtgtcccctccctaaggagagataaaaaaagagagagagagaaaagaaaaacaaaaccaaaaccaaaaaaacttcaAGGTAACCTGGCTATGCGCCTACgggacaacatccctcatgaccttgtaaactgagactacttaatcagactacatgtttgtgtgtgttaccatatatgggagacaaagaaatagaaaatgtatataaaaaaactATGCCACGGGATGTTCGGATGTACGAGGCTCAGTTCTCAGGGTATTAACCCAACTGAACAGTGCTGGCAGGAATAAAGTAGCTTCCTGggaagaaaagcctcagtgtcatgactctgtgcaagaatcctgctacaattTGATAcaataaatacagaagaataaACTAGCTGAGATAGGGAAACCAAAGGACtccataaaaatctgctttttactccttttcttgcttctattcttgctaggaTTTGCACCCTACTTTACACATACAAGTAAtgtatgtcctccttgtaagggACAAGGAGTTCATGATTTCTTTGACAACTTCCAACAcaatagataacatctaaggaatGACTGGGAGAGAACGACTGGACAAAGCCATCATATGCATATTCCAGGCCACCGGCACCAGACATCAGGATGTCTAGACCCTCTGGTTCCAAGGAAAAAGTGACTTATGAAGGACACCTGGACCTTTGTCCTTGTTCTGGTTAGATCTGGTTAGTACCTGTCTGAGAGGACAGGTACACAAGACCACTGTCCTCAATAAAGACACCAAACCCCTAGCAAAGATGagactctcttccttttcctttatgaGTCTCCCAGGTGCTCTGTGTctaacactctctctctttcttcggTAAATtctgctctcacttcctcctGGTTCGTGTTTGATTTCTATCCTTTGTGTGGCCAAGGATTCTCTTGGCTGGTTCTGTGGGACCTCCCCTTCTGGGTCCTTGGACCCAGCACTGAGGTCCATCTTGGTGCAGACTGTTTTGGTCAGGTCTGTCGCAGTCTTTTGTAGTACAGTCCCTCCTTTCCAGAGCATCCTGCCCCCACATTCCTGCAAGATAACGCTACTCAAGGGCATAGTTTTAGCTGTCCTAGAAGATCTATGACATAAAGTTTCAGCTATCCAGGAACACTGGATTTGGCAGTTACGGTTGAGGGCACCCAAGTACAGTCCCTGCACTATCTCACtcccaaaacccacaaaaacccgCTAGATTCAGATGATTTTATAGGAAActaacaggaagagagagagagagagagagagagagagagagagagacggagggagagagagagagagagagagagagagagagagagagagagaaattgcagagaaagaaaacattcataTCTTTCCTTACAAGGTAAGTATTGCATTGATGGCTGTACCTGATAAAGATTgtgcaaaaaaggaaaactagacTAACTTCCTTGTAAGTACTGatataaaattctaattaaaataacAGCAATGCAGAATTCTTCTACCACAccaattcttctgcttggtcttctttcttttcaggcTACATATGGCAGCTTTGTAAAGTAACTATTTTCATGTAATCTGAGGTATTCTTCCATGTTCTGTAGGCTATGACATTCTGAAAGTGGGAGAACCAAAGATTCTGGAAGCTCTTGCTTCTCTATAGAATACCTTTTCTATGTCATTGTTCTGTTATCTTGGGTCTTTGCCCTGTGGGGAATACTTCTTCTCTCTTGGAACTCCTCTGCCTTGGGGCTGGGTGTGCTGAGCTAAGGCCTCACTACTTGTAAGGATCCACTATTGCCAATGATGCCTCAGTTGGAGCCAGGGTGAACCCCAGGGGAAAGCAGTCCATCTGTCCCCATTGCTGCCTCACCTCATGCTGGGGCTATTTGCATTAGTATCCCTTTTGCCTCCTGCATTTCACTGCCCACTTTCCTTCCTATATTCCACATTGCTGTCTAGGTTTACATTCTGGCCTGTGCTCTGAATTATCCTGTAGGCCACAAGGACCCACAGATTTGAGTTTAAACTTTTAAGTACAGCAGTTTTGGGGACTAATTCTCTTGCAGGCTTGAAGAGTGGACCTTCTAATAGATGCTAAACCCAGTAAAGTGGACCTAAACCACCCCGTGTCATCATTAGTAGTGTGCTGGGTCAGGCTGAGGAAGGCATGaagcacccctcctcccctcaaaggCAATGGAAGGCCTCTCACCATTCATAGCACTGATAACTTGGTCTCTGCTGAGGAACTGGGGAGCTGGGAGCATGCAGTATTGCCTCCTTATTTTTCATATTCCCATGTATCTTTTgccattataaaaaagaaattataacttGCACCTAttggcttctctttctttctcctctttttggcttctttctttttctttcttctttcccattcctGCCCCATGATGATGCTTAGGAAGAAGTCATGACCTTTAAAACAGGCCCATTCACCCCTCTAGccccatttattttcattctctttcaagTATCCTGCACTCTATCTTCTCTGGTTTATTCTCTGTTTAGAGAATATTTTGTCTTCTCCTATTTTTGTGCTGAGGTCCATGCCCTTTCTTGCAGTGTGAAAAGTTTATCTTCCTTGGTCTCTTTTacactctttcctttctctgttcaaAAAAGACTATAACACAGTGACATGAGATATATTTAACCAGTGAAACCCACCATGAGTCTCCAGGCAGAACTGAGGAACGTGAAGTGGACTTTGAGAGATTAAGTATATTATCAGTGTGAAGAATTCTACAACAAAGTAAAATGAATTATGACTGCTtgaatttgaatcctgactctctGGCTTACAAGCTCTGTGAACTTCTAGGcacttcatctataaaatgtagatGTAATAATAGCAGCTGCTTTAGAGGACTGTGAAAATGGAATGGGATCATCTTCATAAAGTTCTTAACAGGGCACTTGGCACAAAGCAGGATTTCACAAATCTAATCttgggcttctgttttctcttcaggGTTCACTCTATATTCTCTTAGGTATCTTCAGAGCACTTGAAGAAACAAAGACTCTTTGTACACTAagcatcttccttccttcctttcctaatCTGGAAAGCCCCAGAGGctagaacacagagaaaaatcagTCTCTGGAGGAGTTGCAGTGTTTGGCTCTTGGCTGAGGCCAAGGGAAGCTGGGGTGTCCAGGGAAAAATCAGGATGGTACAATCTTAAGGGGAAAGAGGACTCCAATGGGAGGTCTTTAAAAGTGACACTACTCACCATGACTTTGTTGTTTATCTTTGATCTTGTGTtgttcttcctgctcctcctgaAGAGTACTGAATAAATCCCCCTTATTTGGAGTGAAAGAAATGTGGACACATCAGAGGACATTGAATAATAGTGAATGCAACAGGAATGTGGGTAATTGACCTGGGGACCGGGTGTTGGGCTAATGGAGTCTTAAGGCCAAGGTCACCctagaaaggaggagagaagtcCTCCATCACACTATAAAGGGCTGGTCAGGTCTGGTGGGTAGTACTGATATGAAGATCACCTCCCAGAAATGATGAGAGgatggggggagaaagagggaacaggGAACACATGGTTACTTTGCTTCACAGCTAAGAAAGGAGTAAGTCCAACTTTGGAATAACGGAGAGACAGTTTTCAGGGTCAAAAGGGAGGTTATGAGAAAAGAAACTGAGCAGTAGGACTGATGGGGAGCATGTTTATTTCATTGTAGAGGGGAAGCATAGGGTTATCATAAACACAAAGGCTCCATTCAAATGAGTTATGCATTACTGCTTTTATTGTTAAGACAACTGTGATCTGAATTGTGTATTTCCCAACTCTTTAAATAGGAATTAAAAATCCTCACATACCCTTTGGTGAAGTTATTGAAGTTGACTTGTCTAAGCGTTTCTGTAGTGATTGGTCCTCCAGATCTTTATGCAAATGTCTGCAGGATTGAAGGAAGAGGCAGATTCTGGCTGGAAATGTCTTAGCAGAGGTTGACCAGAGCTTTCTGAAGAACAATGCACCTCAACAATTAGGAAGCAATATCTGTATATTGCTCTGGGGAGTGGCTATGTGGGTATGTTCAcatgctaacttaaaaaaaaaattatcaagctGTACACCTGAATCTGTGCATATTATAGTatgtatgttatacttcaattaaaaagttaacaaatatGGGAACAGGCAGTCATATTAAACGTTTTGGATGGGTTAAGTTaaataaggaatgaaaagaaatcacTGGATTGGCTACACGTCATTGGCTACACGTCATTAACATTGACCAGTGTTAATTTTAGCAAGAAAATTTTcaggtgaaataaaaatgaaaaaaagatgacCAACTAAACCAAATGTCCTGTTGTTTGTAAAGAGTAATAAAACATATAaacctccaggggcgcctgggtggcgcagtcggttaagcgtccgacttcagccaggtcacgatctcgcggtccgtgagttcgagccccgtgtcaggctctgggctgatggctcagagcctggagcctgtttccgattctgtgtctccctctctctctgtccctcccccgttcatgctctgtctctctctgtcccaaaaagaataaataaacgttgaaaaaaaaaaaaacatataaacctCCAGGTGTGCtaattaagaaggaaaagaaaacaaaacctcatgGATGAAAGGTATGACTAGCTAGAAGTTGCCAGGGCTAgagagaggagggatgggctGGACACCAGCTGAGATTGCCTTCAGAAGGAAGGTGGATTTATACAGGGCAGTGAGCCAGGAGAGGAGCAAGATCCTGGATCAGAGGTGagtggggtggtgggtggaggcaTTCTGTTTCCTCAGGCTCTTCTTCAGGTCTTTAAGCAATAATGGTCAACtttgaatttgttgttgttttttttttttggtttcttttttcactttattctttttttttttaaatatgaaatttattgtcaaattggtttccatacaacactcagtgctcctcccaacaggtgccctcctcaattcccatcacccactttcccctccttcccatcccccatcaaccctcagtttattcagtctttaagagtctcttatggtttgcctccctccctctttttcccctcccctcccccatggccttctgttaagtttctcaggatccacataagagtgaaaacatatggtagctgtctttctctgcctgacttatttcccttagcataacactctccagttccatccacgttgctacaaaaggccatatttcattcattctcattgccacgtagtattccattgtgtatataaaccacaatttctttatccattcatcagttgatggacatttaggctctttccataatttggctattgttgaaagtgctgctatagacattggggatTGGTAGCATCCAGAAAACACATGACAGTCTTAAGGATGTGCTGAATATTTTTTCCACCCTTTACAATCATTTTACTTCAAAAAGATTTCCATTGTCTTCTCATTGCTATCACTGAAGATGTCTCACCCACTGGCTATACACAGCAAAGTTATTTTACTCTGACCATGAAACAGAGCTCACTATTTTATTCAATCTGTTCCattataagacatttttttttttaacttggtctCTAAGTCCCACTTATCCTTTTGACCATGCTATTCTGAGCAATCTAgaactaaaagaataaaacagggaaaagtctcatttttttttattaccagtGTTTTACTGAGCAACTATATACCATGaattgtgctaagcacttttgCACAGCTTCTCATTTAAATCCCAAAAGATCTCTATGAAATAAGGATTATTAACCTCTTTCCttggaaattttaaatacttaaccAAGGCAAAACAGCTAGCAGGTGCAAGAGTAGAATTTTCAGTCTAGGCTGTATTCTAAGGAAAGAGAAACTAGGGATTCCTTGAAAAAGTTCAACAGGTGTCTCTCAAGACTGAGTGATACCAACAGAGGAATAAGGGACTCTTGTAAGGAGTGTTCTTAAATGGTTGGGGGAATGTACACATGCCCAAACATGAACTGAAATCATGGAAACCATCTATATGAAGGGGAAAGTAACTAAAGGACATCATACAGGAATGGAATGGTGGTTAATGATGGCTCCTTATACTGAGGGTGACTATACTAAGTTTTACCTAACCAGATTCCTACACATCAATGATATGGTAACACTAGAGTGTGGTAGACTGAGGTTAAATATAACAATAAGCAGAAATAGATAAGCTCATGGATGTGCAAAGTAGTAACTCTGTTTGATAAAAACTGGCTGAGGGAGGTCCCTGATATaactatagatagatatatcatctatatctatatctatatctatatctatatctatctatatctaataCCATTATATCAAGTATATGTATAATACCTGGCCCCTAATATGACACACACACCTCGGAGTCACAGGTGTTAACAGGAGCTGGAATGACAtggacttgattttctttttatttatttatttatttatttatttatttatttatttaatttattaaaaaatttttttttaaacgtttttatttatttttgagacagagagagacagagcatgaatgggggagggtcagagagagggagacacagaatctgaaacaggctccaggctctgagctgtcagcacagagcccgacaaggggctcgaactcacggaccgcgagatcatgacctgagctgaagtcggccgcttaaccgactgagccacccaggtgcccctggacttgattttcaaatttacCACCTGCTTGCTGTATGATCTTGGACAAaatatttaatctcattttaactGTATTAACTGTCTTATATGGAATagatgtttttttctattttacaaatggacAAATACACTCAGATTATGAATACTAGATTTTTCAAGTTAGTACTGGTACATACTATGTACATTAGGAAGTGTTTTCCTTTCTAAAGGGTAAAGCTTGTTATTTGGAATGTCTTGGTGGTTTAACATGAAGAGGGAGTTATATGAATTGGAGAATTATAAAACCTATTGGGGGTCATCTATGAAGGAGCCCTTAAGTTTTGTCTGCAGCTACTTAATCTACTAACTGAAACCAGCTCAACAGAAAATGCATGCTGAAATTTAGGGAAGGCAGGAATCACAAATATTTCCAGACAGTTTATCATCTTCTATGGAAAGTGGTAATGTTACTCTCTGATGACCTTCTTTTCCTGAACTCATCAATCTATTTGTTCAACCAGAAGGATGCTTCATTCATCTACTGTCAAAGCACTATActgaagatataaaatatgacatgtTGAATCTTAAGAAGTTCATTGTTTCATTCAATAATTATTAAGTATCATGAACTGAACATACAAAGATAGAAGACAAACTCCTCTGTTTTCTCACTCATTCTTTGGAAACTGTTTGCTATGagtacatgtatattttttaatatgcttgTGGCACCATGGCAATGGGCCACACACTTGGTATAAGGCCATCAACAAGACACAGTTGATTGAATACAATGACATCATAGTTAGAGTACTAGAATGGTTTAGATCCCTCAGAGGTCAACATGGGAGATTCCAGGAAAGTTCAGAAAAAGGTACCTAATTTAGCCTCTGTGTGAGATGAAGAAGGGGCCATGGGCTGATATTTGAATAAACAGAAATTAGTAAGGCAAAGAATACTGAGGGAGATGGAAGGTGGAGCAGGATAAACTGGTCAGACGTCAGTTTTCTGATCCTGTAGTCCACGGAGCTGAAAATGCCGCTAGTTGCTCCTAGCACTATACAGCTGGGAGCAAGTCTTATAGGGTTGCATCCATTTCTTacatcattttatgtgtcaacagGAAAGCAGTCTCATCTGTGATGCTGGGGATATCCTATAACCGCACAGTGGAAACTCCTGCCACCTTCTTCCTTGTGGGTATCCCAGGTTTGCTATCTTCCCATCTTTGGCTGGCTATTTCACTGGGTGCCATGTATACCATATCCCTGTTAGGAAACACCCTCATCATGACCATAATCTGGATGGATTTCACTCTACGAGAGCCCATGTATTGCTTCCTGTATGTACTGGCTGCTGTGGATATTGTTATGGCCTCCTCTGTGGTACCAAAGATGGTAAGCATCTTCTCTTCAGGAGATGGTTCCATCAGCTTTAATGCTTGTTTCACTCAGATGTATTTTGTCCACGTAGCCACATCTGTGGAGACAGGGCTATTGCTGGCCATGGCTTTTGACCGCTATGTAGCCATCTGTAAGCCCCTGCACTACAAGAGGATTCTCACACCTCAACTGATGCTGGTAATGAGTGTGGCCATCACCATCAGGGCTGTCATATTCATGACTCCACTGAGTTGGATGGTAAGTCATCTGCCTTTCTGTGGCTCCAATGTGGTTCTCCATTCCTACTGTGAGCACATAGCCGTGGCCAAGTTGGCATGTGCTGACCCCATGCCCAGTAGTCTCTACAGTGTGATTGGCTCCTCCATTATTGTGGGCTCTGATGTGGCCTTCATTTCTGCCTCCTATAACCTGATCCTCAAGGCAGTATGTGGTCTCTCTTCAAAGAATGCTCAATTGAAAGCATTAAGCACATGTGGCTCCCACATGGGGGTTATGGCTCTGTACTACCTACCTGGGATGGCATCCATCTATGTGGCCTGGCTAGGGAAGGATACAGTGCCTCTGTACACCCAAGTACTGTTAGCTGATTTGTATTTGATCATCCCACCTACCTTTAACCCCATCATTTATGGCCTGAGGACCAAACAAATGCGGAAGCGAATATGGAGCTTGCTGACACACTGCCTCTTTGACCTCTCCAAACTGGGTTCATAAACACAAATTCCATTCAGATCTTGAGCAATCAAGATGACTCAAGATCAAGCATTCAAGGATACCTTAGAAATTTGTAGAGCTGGTTTGGTTTGTCTAGCACCAGAAAGAGTTCTAAGATGAAGCTGTAAAAGGTATTCTTGCCTAATTTTCCAGTTTCTAGTAAGAATGTGTACggaatgattaattttatgacaacGTCTTTAATGGTTTCAATCAACCAGTATCTGTATAAAAGATGAGTCTGGGCAGAGAATAcagatttggggtttttctttccttagcttCTGACCCTTATGTTCAACTTAGTATCCTAAAAATCTCCCTGCAGACAGAAACCAACAGTTTAGTCCCCCCATACCTGGCTGATTTTCTCAGAATTGTTCATTTCTCATGTGATTATTATGAAAGCAACTGTTAATATATAACCCTGCCTTCTGGCCCATTGATGAATCCGCTCCACTTGGGTCATGTGCTTATAACTCAACCAGAGTAATTCTCTAGTCAAACTGGATCCCAGTTTATCTGAGGAGATAATAAACTTGGGATCACTGATTGTGGTCATTTTCTAACACGTGAACTTGGAAAGAGAAATCTGTACCACAGCAAGATATCAAATTAGCAAGATGGGATGAAGAAACCAAGTCTCTGGTTCTCTGATTCCAATTAATTTTGGACACCCAGGCACATCTGTTACTAAGTTTTGTAAGATACCTCTATATCCTTTTAATTTCTCTCCTATTGTGAAGCTAGTTGGAGTCAGTGTACTAATAACCAGCCTTTTGcttttaaacagcagaaattaaGGCAAAATGAGTCTGGTTGTGGGTATCTTCCTCTTTGCTTCCCAGTCCTGTTCTGTTTAACTGAACTGTAAGGCATAAAAGAAAAGGATCAAATGTAACATAGGTCTTTCTTCGTTTGGACACCACCATAGAAGTGTGCTCTGGGATGAGAAGGTTAATAGAAAACAATATCAATAATGATGCTGAAATGTGACTATTCTTTTCCAGGTCACCAGATGTtggtgtttgggttttgtttttatttttaactctctgAGAGTCTTAAATTGAATAAGCAGTATATGTTAAAAGAAGGTTTCACATGTAAAAGACACGTATATTTGACTCTGGTACATGTGAAAATTTATCTTAATAAAAGATAATTTCCAATAGTGTTACAACAAGTTATTATATCTGAGTCTTAATATTTCCTTGCTACTGATGGAGGATATACAATGCTAATTCATAGAGGGCactaaagattaaagaaaataatgaatagagAGTGCATAACATAACATCTGATATACtgtctctacttaaaaaaatatatgccccAAATTTCTAATTCTATAGTTTTAAGGGGTAGGTTTAGGCACTATTGAAACTGTATTCCCATGTAGGTCAGTACTCATGTGATAACTGTTCCAAATAATCTGCTTAACAACTTAGCATCCATACCTTTGGCAAGCACTGAAATTATTTCCCTAC encodes the following:
- the LOC123601238 gene encoding olfactory receptor 52I2; translated protein: MLGISYNRTVETPATFFLVGIPGLLSSHLWLAISLGAMYTISLLGNTLIMTIIWMDFTLREPMYCFLYVLAAVDIVMASSVVPKMVSIFSSGDGSISFNACFTQMYFVHVATSVETGLLLAMAFDRYVAICKPLHYKRILTPQLMLVMSVAITIRAVIFMTPLSWMVSHLPFCGSNVVLHSYCEHIAVAKLACADPMPSSLYSVIGSSIIVGSDVAFISASYNLILKAVCGLSSKNAQLKALSTCGSHMGVMALYYLPGMASIYVAWLGKDTVPLYTQVLLADLYLIIPPTFNPIIYGLRTKQMRKRIWSLLTHCLFDLSKLGS